In Vanessa atalanta chromosome 17, ilVanAtal1.2, whole genome shotgun sequence, one DNA window encodes the following:
- the LOC125070320 gene encoding protein Aatf-like, with amino-acid sequence MKLENKKSPKSILSDKIADALTVKPRADIEDDHVFNTKPSTISRNDLSSSDSEDEAAISDFRKRNVNLLSEISKKYEGQVVSRKDIDADNSSDGSSSHEDTNTYNASIPEKQSKASISNDDSEEESDDYNITNTLKQLDNSLDEDSDGSDIESDETNNRKNDDDNDDDDDDDGDDDDEVDDEGDGYDISQMDEPAKEEFEHVKKQNMSEEAKKGTCVRNQLLIWENLLEMRIHLQRCMNTANRMPLNDVYNELKSCNEFVDETSTTINNVANVLDKFLALQNLLLNKFPETKSISSKKQTSEQNAPKDESDEEIPSDTDNEEIPSDTDTEENVIQDKKRNIQKKITQKKRKLVDYESEIATCHKVFKTFRDSTIQKWNEKTRLATAANIKNTPTNTILQQISYILSDRDKLIHRTQLKRSEYDIIGYKKVPSQSENNDQNGVDVNSVSRDRKDNDEYIPEIFDDSDFYHQLLRELIECKSADVSDPVQLSRQWIALQQMRSKMKRKVDTRATKGRKIKYVVHNPLVSYMAPEKSTKWNDESCNELYSSLFGKMFENNNVGINVNLENV; translated from the exons atgaaattagaaaacaaaaaatctcCAAAGTCCATTTTATCGGATAAAATCGCGGATGCACTGACTGTAAAACCTCGAGCTGATATCGAAGATGATcatgtttttaatacaaaacccAGCACAATTTCTCGTAATGATTTGAGCTCTTCGGATAGTGAAGACGAGGCTGCTATTAGCGATTTTAGGAAACGAAACGTGAATTTGTTGAGTGAAATTAGTAAGAAATATGAAGGTCAAGTTGTGTCGCGGAAAGATATAGATGCAGATAATTCGAGTGACGGGAGTTCAAGTCACGAAGATACTAACACTTATAATGCCAGCATCCCAGAGAAGCAATCCAAAGCATCAATATCGAATGACGATAGTGAAGAAGAAAGTGATgattacaatattacaaatactttaaaacaaCTTGACAACAGTCTAGATGAAGATTCGGATGGTTCTGATATAGAGTCAGATGAAACTAATAATCGAAAGAATGACGATGacaacgacgacgacgacgatgaCGACggcgatgatgatgatgaggttGATGATGAAGGTGACGGCTACGACATTAGTCAAATGGATGAACCAGCCAAAGAAGAATTTGAGCATGTTAAGAAGCAAAATATGTCTGAAGAAGCCAAGAAAGGCACTTGTGTTAGAAATCAACTTCTCATATGGGAGAATTTGTTAGAGATGAGGATACACTTGCAAAGATGCATGAACACTGCAAATAGGATGCCTTTAAATGATGTTTATAATGAGTTAAAATCTTGTAATGAATTTGTAGACGAGACAAGCACTACTATAAATAATGTAGCTAATGTATTAGACAA ATTTCTAGCTctgcaaaatttattattaaataagtttccGGAAACAAAGTCAATCTCAAGTAAAAAACAAACTTCTGAACAAAATGCACCAAAGGATGAAAGTGATGAAGAGATTCCAAGTGACACAGATAATGAAGAAATTCCTTCTGACACAGACACAGAAGAGAATGTAATTCAAGACAAAAAACgaaatattcaaaagaaaatcACACAAAAGAAACGTAAACTTGTCGATTATGAGAGTGAAATTGCAACATGCCATAAAGTTTTCAAAACCTTCAGGGATTCCacaattcaaaaatggaatgaGAAAACTAGACTAGCAACAGCTGCAAACATCAAAAATACTCCAACAAACACAATATTACAGCAGATATCTTACATTCTATCTGATAGAGATAAACTTATTCATAGAACACAGTTGAAACGATCTGAATATGACATAATTGGATACAAAAAGGTACCTTCTCAGTCAGAGAATAATGACCAAAATGGTGTGGATGTGAATTCTGTATCGAGAGACAGGAAAGATAATGATGAGTATATACCAGAAATATTTGATGACAgtgatttttatcatcaattacTTAGAGAATTGATCGAATGTAAGTCAGCAGATGTATCAGATCCTGTTCAGCTCAGTCGGCAGTGGATAGCGTTACAGCAAATGAGAAGTAAGATGAAAAGGAAAGTAGACACGAGAGCTACAAAAggacgtaaaattaaatatgttgtaCATAATCCATTGGTGAGTTATATGGCTCCAGAAAAATCAACCAAATGGAATGATGAGAGTTGTAATGAATTGTATAGTTCACTGTTTGGTAAaatgtttgagaataataaTGTAGGAATCAATGTTAATTTAGAAAAtgtgtaa
- the LOC125070367 gene encoding origin recognition complex subunit 1 has product MPRRKILTRNVTWLSEEISNDQNFSNSFHFYKKFQFADIVAEIGDFVLISNADAAEPDTEGGCDAAKILALYEDQSNKNDPFRAKVQWYSRPSDLPKECDSKNILFYDKEVIEDNRPFDTDVSIETIFKKCYITLTITKDTDDTLIGAPSYHYICRYRLMPVGRKKVHIEPVLEDERKALELLTTPRKNNATPKSKTPKTPNSLIKRMGRVSISEKNWSVSKNDGTKLLLKRAILADRNEKESPKKSTPRSLKPTPVLESPRSTKTLNKNNIQEILSMELKENSDDELPTLIIREHIPTTPKRKIPQPKISNETPKKVLVFEDDEKEMYATRSGRVTRHPIYREDEISPVKRTSRRTTRKVSSGGESEIDFEEVPKTPKVPKTPKTPRTPRTPKTTTSITKTPRSVKRVLTSALTPTLHTRAHPVNNIDEFLIENKSLPGRENQMHEILSFVRSKLLHGVSGCMYISGVPGTGKTATVNSALKVLKEEQDLPDFQLVEVNGMRIAEPRQAYVQIYKQLTGKSVVWEQACSLLEKRFQNPGPRRTPTVLVVDELDALCNRRQDVLYSIMEWAAHNTALLTVLAVANTMDLPERALAARVASRLGLTRLTFPPYTHTQLQCIVATRLVGANVTADAVQLIARKVAAVSGDARRALALCARALEIAGPNCAGMKEVQQALGEAASGATVRAIRNCSPAERLMLRAVAAEVERTGSDETTLSRALATAAAIVALDGRPYRSAPSIRAPTPSQAQTICARLAAIKLLLMEPKPSEPRLLLNVSADDVHYATKQVIV; this is encoded by the exons atgcctagaagaaaaatattaacaagaaaTGTAACTTGGCTTTCTGAAGAAATATCTAATGATCAGAATTTTTCAAATTCctttcatttttataa GAAATTCCAATTTGCGGATATTGTTGCTGAAATTggcgattttgttttaatatcaaatgcAGACGCAGCTGAGCCAGACACAGAAGGCGGTTGTGATGCCGCAAAGATACTGGCTTTATATGAAGACCAATCGAATAAGAATGATCCATTCAGAGCGAAGGTTCAATGGTATTCTAGACCAAGTGATTTACCCAAAGAATGTGactcgaaaaatattttgttttatgataaagaG gtaATAGAAGATAATCGTCCATTCGACACAGATGTATCCAtagaaactatatttaaaaagtgttacattacattaactaTTACAAAAGACACAGACGATACATTAATTGGAGCTCCCTCATACCATTACATTTGTCGCTATAGACTCATGCCTGTTGGTAGAAAGAAGGTTCACATAGAACCTGTACTTGAAGATGAAAGAAAGGCTCTAGAACTTCTGACTACTCCCAGGAAAAATAATGCTACTCCAAAATCAAAAACTCCTAAAACACCAAACAGCTTAATCAAGAGAATGGGTCGAGTCTCaatttcagaaaaaaattgGAGTGTTAGTAAAAATGATGGAACTAAGCTTCTTCTTAAAAGAGCGATTTTGGCTGACAGAAATGAAAAAGAATCACCTAAAAAATCCACTCCAAGAAGTTTGAAACCAACACCAGTATTGGAATCACCAAGGagtacaaaaacattaaataaaaataatattcaggaAATACTTTCAATGGAATTGAAAGAAAATTCAGATGATGAGTTACCAACTCTTATTATTAGAGAACATATTCCTACAACCCCAAAGAGAAAAATACCCCAACCGAAAATAAGTAATGAAACTCCAAAAAAAGTACTGGTATTTGAGGATGATGAAAAAGAAATGTATGCAACTCGATCTGGGAGAGTAACAAGACATCCTATATACCGTGAAGATGAAATATCCCCTGTTAAACGAACATCAAGGAGAACAACACGTAAAGTAAGTTCTGGTGGAGAAAGTGAGATTGACTTTGAAGAAGTACCTAAAACACCGAAGGTTCCCAAGACTCCCAAAACACCACGGACTCCTAGGACACCTAAAACTACAACTTCTATTACCAAAACACCTAGAAGCGTTAAAAGGGTATTAACTAGTGCACTCACACCAACATTACACACAAGGGCACATCCAGTTAATAATATTGATG AATttctaatagaaaataaatcacTACCAGGAAGAGAAAATCAGATGCATGAAATACTATCATTTGTTAGGAGTAAGCTCTTGCACGGAGTAAGTGG GTGTATGTATATCTCAGGAGTACCAGGAACAGGTAAAACTGCAACTGTTAACTCAGCACTCAAGGTCCTGAAAGAGGAACAAGATTTGCCTGATTTTCAACTTGTTGAAGTTAATGGTATGCGGATAGCTGAACCCAGACAAGCCTATGTGCAAATATACAAACAACTCACAG GCAAGTCTGTGGTGTGGGAACAAGCATGTTCCCTTCTGGAGAAGCGCTTCCAAAACCCAGGACCACGAAGAACACCAACAGTACTTGTTGTTGATGAA TTGGACGCGCTCTGCAACCGGCGACAGGATGTTCTCTACAGCATAATGGAGTGGGCAGCCCATAATACAGCACTACTCACCGTTCTAGCTGTAGCTAACACTATGGACCTACCTGAGCGAGCACTTGCGGCTAGAGTTGCGTCCAGGCTAGGTCTCACTAGACTGACCTTCCCACCTTACACTCATACCCAGTTGCAGTGTATAGTCGCTACAAGGCTTGTTGGTGCTAATGTCACAGCAGATGCTGTGCAGCTTATTGCCAG GAAAGTAGCAGCAGTATCCGGTGATGCTCGCCGTGCTTTAGCGTTATGTGCACGAGCTTTGGAAATAGCCGGTCCCAACTGCGCCGGAATGAAGGAAGTGCAACAAGCACTGGGTGAAGCTGCCTCTGGTGCTACAGTCAGGGCTATACGAAACTGCTCCCCTGCTGAAAGGCTCATGTTGAGAGCAGTTGCCGCGGAG GTTGAAAGAACAGGTTCAGATGAGACAACGTTATCGCGTGCACTGGCAACAGCAGCCGCTATAGTTGCATTGGATGGGCGTCCATACCGATCGGCACCCAGCATCAGAGCACCCACACCTTCACAAGCACAGACAATATGTGCTAGACTAGCAGCTATCAAGTTATTATTGATGGAACCAAAACCCTCAGAACCAAGATTGTTGCTCAATGTTAGTGCTGATGATGTACATTATGCAACCAAGCAAGTCATTGTGTGA
- the LOC125070297 gene encoding Bardet-Biedl syndrome 2 protein homolog yields MQASSVQPVFKLELNHKVTPGIVTVAKYDGAHSCLTASAGYDKIIIHHPHGGMISGRAQRSSAHGEVSELNLSQAVIALATGPIKPDCNRDMLLIGSPTQILAYDVHDNSDLFFKEAPDCVNVIIVGHFGKYNEILVIVGGNSSVLALNWEGNEIFWNVVSGKVCSMITFDFDRDGENELLIGCEDSYIKVLKNNQFIMELAETGPVLCLSQISDVRFAYGLANGTIGIYEEGIRLWRVKSKQNAVSLRWSGDSLACCWANGRIDWRDGTGRVHRRVQMRSNAAAMLLADYRSIGVPDLVCISDRGEVLGYPPVQENMGMNTTSNKLANEEDRLAVTELLNKKQALMVELQHYEANASSMNLDLERSTTAMPTSTKLQVAVAADTDEGCLQLAISTNNSTIVRVALVLAEGIFESGETLARHPNSTQLKSLLYVPLEPPRDVPVDVHIKALVGYPESEQFHIFELTKQLPRFSMYTMLSTSIVKTKIDSYVSFRITERVQRICIWINQNFLLDEEIDLENEDTRELHISFLCLRDRSRVDLDFGADGQVKFTTHDIRLAGDLIQSLAIYLNLSDLQSLARFPEAEEKLRSEMNIVSEVGETRYRLAAETAEKAQLITALLPAAQDAASYDLKEMLNRYKDVILLNEELLTSCHIRCATQEQAVASLKNLHTILQQAARLRVGKYSKAVITACRAAVSDNNTEALVKILQAGDN; encoded by the exons atgcagGCGTCTAGTGTGCAACCTGTATTTAAATTGGAATTAAATCACAAAGTAACACCTGGGATAGTAACTGTCGCAAAGTATGACGGTGCTCATAGCTGCCTTACGGCGTCTGCTGGTTACgacaaa ATCATTATCCATCACCCTCATGGAGGCATGATAAGCGGACGTGCACAACGATCTTCAGCTCACGGAGAGGTTTCTGAGCTTAATCTTAGTCAAGCAGTTATTGCCTTAGCCACAGGACCAATTAAACCAGATTGTAATCGAGATATGCTACTCATAGGATCTCCTACTCAAATATTag caTATGATGTTCACGATAACTCAGATCTGTTTTTCAAAGAAGCCCCAGATTGTGTTAATGTGATTATAGTAGGTCATTTTGGTAAATATAACGAAATCCTAGTTATTGTTGGTGGTAATAGTTCCGTACTTGCACTTAATTGGGaaggaaatgaaatattttggaaCGTAGTAAGTGGTAAAGTTTGCTCGATGATAACTTTCGACTTTGACAGGGATGGTGAAAATGAG cttcTTATTGGATGTGAAGATTCATACATTAAAgtactaaaaaataatcaatttataatgGAACTGGCTGAAACTGGGCCCGTTCTTTGTTTATCACAAATAAGTGACGTCAGATTCGCTTATGGATTAGCAAACGGAACCATAGGAATATACGAAGAAGGCATTAGATTATGGAGAGTTAAG TCTAAGCAAAACGCAGTTTCTCTCCGATGGTCAGGTGATAGTCTAGCATGTTGTTGGGCCAATGGTCGAATAGATTGGCGAGATGGAACAGGACGAGTTCACAGACGTGTGCAAATGCGATCTAATGCAGCAGCTATGTTGCTTGCTGACTATCGATCCATTGGAGTACCTGATCTTGTTTGTATTTCCGATAGAGGAGAAG TGCTAGGCTATCCTCCTGTACAAGAGAATATGGGAATGAATACAACCTCAAATAAGTTGGCGAACGAAGAGGACCGCTTGGCTGTtacagaattattaaataaaaagcaggCTTTAATGGTTGAGTTACAACATTATGAAGCAAATGCTTCTAGTATGAATCTAGATCTAGAGAGATCTACAACTGCTATGCCAACTAGCACCAAATTACAAGTTGCTGTTGCGGCTGATACCGACGAA gGTTGTCTTCAATTGGCCATTTCAACAAATAATAGCACAATCGTACGTGTAGCGCTAGTTCTGGCTGAGGGTATTTTCGAATCAGGCGAAACTTTAGCAAGACATCCTAATTCAACACAATTGAAATCTCTCCTGTATGTACCTTTGGAACCACCTAGAGATGTTCCTGTTGATGTTCATATTAAG GCTCTTGTTGGTTATCCAGAAAGTgaacaatttcatatttttgaatTGACAAAACAGTTGCCACGATTTTCAATGTATACGATGTTAAGTACATCAATAGTTAAGACAAAAATCGATAGCTATGTAAGCTTTCGTATTACTGAGAGAGTTCAAAGGATCTGTATTTGGATCAACcaaaattttcttttagatGAAGAGATTGACTTAGAAAATGAGGACACTAGAGAACTGCACATTAGTTTCCTGTGCCTTAGAGACAGATCTCGAGTAGATCTGGATTTTGGTGCAGACGGTCAAGTGAAGTTTACCACTCATGACATTAGATTAGCTGGCGATTTAATTCAGAGCttagctatatatttaaatttatccgaTTTACAG TCTCTAGCTAGATTTCCAGAAGCTGAAGAAAAACTGAGATCAGAAATGAATATAGTGTCTGAAGTGGGCGAGACCAGGTACAGATTAGCAGCAGAAACTGCAGAAAAGGCTCAGTTGATCACGGCATTGTTGCCTGCTGCTCAAGATGCAGCATCTTATGATTT AAAGGAAATGCTAAACAGATACAAAGATGtcattttgttaaatgaagaATTATTGACAAGTTGTCACATTCGTTGTGCTACGCAAGAACAGGCAGTAGCCTCACTCAAAAATCTTCATACTATTTTACAACAGGCAGCTAGACTaagag tGGGGAAATATAGCAAAGCTGTTATAACAGCTTGTAGGGCAGCTGTAAGTGATAACAATACCGAAGCCCTTGTTAAAATACTTCAAGCTggagataattaa
- the LOC125070298 gene encoding SUMO-activating enzyme subunit 1, which translates to MVENNELELSEAEAEQYDRQIRLWGLESQKRLRASKVLIIGLSGLGAEIAKNIILSGVKSVCLLDDEKLKETDLYSQFLAPPDKIGENRAESSIQRARALNPMVDVTSETKAVDELPDAFFTTFDIVCATGLKQEQLERINNICRDSNKKFLCGDVWGMFGYMFADLIDHEYSEEIVQHKAVKRGPDETEKNARETVSITVKRRAIYVPLQNALSADWTKPELRSRLRRGDPSYFAMKILLRFRDEFNRNPDPAKRKADTEILLRMRDELVKELNIPVGFISDALLTDVFGIVSGAAAVVGGVIGQEVVKAVSQREPPHNNMFFFNPVKCVGFVELYGQ; encoded by the coding sequence ATGGTTGAAAATAACGAACTTGAATTGTCGGAAGCCGAGGCAGAACAATATGATCGACAAATTCGATTGTGGGGATTGGAATCTCAAAAAAGGTTACGCGCTTCAAAAGTTTTAATCATCGGATTATCAGGTTTGGGTGCCGAAATAGCGAAAAACATTATATTGTCTGGAGTAAAGAGTGTATGTTTATTAGATGATGAAAAACTTAAAGAAACTGACTTATACTCACAATTTTTGGCCCCGCCCGATAAAATTGGTGAAAACAGAGCGGAAAGTTCTATTCAACGGGCAAGGGCTTTGAACCCAATGGTTGACGTTACCTCTGAAACAAAAGCAGTTGACGAATTGCCTGATGCCTTTTTTACGACCTTCGACATCGTTTGCGCTACTGGTTTGAAACAAGAACAACTAGaacgcattaataatatttgccgCGACAGTAACAAGAAATTTTTATGTGGTGACGTATGGGGCATGTTTGGCTACATGTTCGCTGATTTGATCGACCACGAGTATTCAGAAGAGATAGTTCAACACAAAGCTGTAAAACGAGGACCCGATGAGACAGAGAAAAACGCAAGAGAGACTGTTAGTATTACTGTAAAACGAAGAGCTATTTATGTGCCTCTACAAAATGCTTTATCGGCTGATTGGACAAAACCTGAATTGCGTTCGAGGTTGCGGCGAGGTGACCCATCGTATTTTGCAATGAAAATTCTGCTAAGATTCAGGGATGAGTTCAATAGAAATCCTGACCCTGCTAAGAGAAAGGCTGATACTGAAATATTATTACGTATGCGAGATGAGCTTGTAAAAGAATTGAATATCCCTGTTGGGTTTATTAGTGATGCTTTATTAACTGATGTATTTGGAATTGTTTCTGGAGCAGCTGCAGTGGTCGGAGGAGTAATTGGTCAAGAAGTAGTGAAAGCTGTGAGTCAGCGTGAGCCACCGCACAACaatatgtttttcttcaacCCAGTAAAATGTGTTGGATTTGTAGAACTTTATGGCCAATAA